A genomic segment from Barrientosiimonas humi encodes:
- a CDS encoding pyrimidine dimer DNA glycosylase/endonuclease V — translation MRVWSLHPRYLDRQGLTACWRETLLAQAVLAGRTKGYTNHPQLRRWRATGDPQGAVAAYLHGVADEADRRGYRYDRQRISAAPAEIVVPVTDGQLAYEWRHLVAKLTQRSPAWLTGLGEVDAPDPHPVLRVVPGDVEEWEVR, via the coding sequence GTGCGCGTCTGGTCGCTGCACCCGCGATACCTCGACCGGCAGGGCCTCACCGCCTGCTGGCGCGAGACGCTGCTCGCGCAGGCCGTCCTGGCCGGGCGCACCAAGGGCTACACCAACCATCCGCAGCTGCGCCGCTGGCGCGCGACGGGCGACCCGCAGGGTGCCGTCGCGGCCTACCTGCACGGCGTCGCCGACGAGGCCGACCGGCGCGGCTATCGCTATGACCGGCAACGCATCTCGGCCGCGCCCGCCGAGATCGTCGTCCCGGTGACGGACGGGCAGCTGGCGTACGAGTGGCGCCACCTGGTCGCCAAGCTCACCCAGCGCAGCCCCGCGTGGCTGACGGGCCTCGGCGAGGTCGACGCACCCGACCCGCACCCCGTCCTGCGCGTCGTGCCCGGCGACGTCGAGGAGTGGGAGGTGCGATGA
- a CDS encoding formimidoylglutamate deiminase, which produces MTVYWAEFALLPTGLARDVRFEVDDGRFAAVQAGQPQADAQRLPGVVLPGFANCHSHAFHRALRGRTHDRGGTFWTWRNRMYAVAGRLDPDTYLALARATYVEMALAGVTSVGEFHYVHHQPDGTPYADPNAMGHALRQAARDAGVRLTLLDTCYLAGGLTADGHTPLGPEQRRFGDGDVQSWAERRAGLADDDGFRVGAAVHSVRAVPFDQLQRVAGLVGPDVAVHAHVSEQPAENDACLAHYGRTPVEQLDAAGLLDARFTAVHATHLTDGDIASLGRSGSSACFCPTTERDLADGIGPATALRDNGSRLTLGSDQHAVIDMVEEARALEMHERLATLQRGRLTPADLLAAVTAHGTIQWPDAGSLSVGARADLVAIRLDTPRTAGADPAQILLAATASDVDTVIRDGEEVVTGGRHRLGDAGRLLTDAIDPLWRDA; this is translated from the coding sequence ATGACGGTCTATTGGGCCGAGTTCGCTCTGCTGCCAACGGGACTCGCGCGCGACGTGCGCTTCGAGGTCGACGACGGTCGCTTCGCAGCCGTGCAGGCCGGCCAGCCGCAGGCCGACGCCCAGCGCCTGCCCGGTGTCGTCCTGCCCGGGTTCGCCAACTGCCACAGCCACGCCTTCCACCGGGCGCTGCGCGGGCGCACGCACGACCGCGGCGGCACGTTCTGGACCTGGCGCAACCGGATGTATGCCGTCGCCGGCCGACTCGATCCCGACACCTACCTCGCGCTGGCGAGGGCGACGTACGTCGAGATGGCGCTGGCCGGGGTGACCAGCGTCGGCGAGTTCCACTACGTCCACCACCAGCCCGACGGCACGCCCTACGCCGACCCCAACGCGATGGGCCACGCGCTGCGGCAGGCCGCCCGAGACGCAGGGGTGCGGCTCACGCTCCTCGACACTTGCTACCTCGCCGGCGGGCTCACGGCCGACGGACACACGCCGCTCGGCCCCGAGCAGCGCCGGTTCGGCGACGGCGACGTGCAGTCCTGGGCGGAGCGCCGCGCGGGCCTTGCCGACGACGACGGCTTCCGGGTCGGCGCGGCCGTGCACTCGGTGCGCGCCGTGCCGTTCGACCAGCTGCAGCGGGTCGCCGGCCTGGTCGGCCCCGACGTCGCGGTGCACGCCCACGTGTCGGAGCAGCCGGCCGAGAACGACGCCTGCCTCGCGCACTACGGCCGCACCCCCGTCGAACAGCTCGACGCCGCAGGCCTGCTCGACGCCCGCTTCACCGCCGTGCACGCGACCCACCTCACCGACGGCGACATCGCCTCGCTCGGTCGCAGCGGCAGCAGCGCCTGCTTCTGCCCGACCACCGAGCGCGACCTCGCTGACGGCATCGGCCCGGCAACGGCGCTGCGCGACAACGGATCTCGGTTGACCCTGGGCTCCGACCAGCACGCCGTCATCGACATGGTCGAGGAGGCGCGCGCGCTCGAGATGCACGAGCGCCTCGCCACCCTGCAGCGCGGGCGACTCACCCCCGCAGACCTGCTCGCCGCGGTCACCGCGCACGGCACGATCCAGTGGCCAGACGCGGGCTCGCTCAGCGTGGGCGCGCGCGCCGACCTCGTCGCGATCCGCCTCGACACGCCCCGCACCGCGGGCGCCGACCCGGCCCAGATCCTTCTGGCTGCAACCGCTTCCGACGTCGACACCGTGATCCGCGACGGCGAAGAGGTCGTCACCGGCGGCCGGCACCGCCTCGGCGACGCCGGCCGACTGCTCACCGACGCCATCGACCCGCTCTGGAGGGACGCATGA
- a CDS encoding allantoate amidohydrolase, with product MSDVSDEARDFDRMWADLAPVGRDGRTGGYHRFAWTREDHTLREWFAGECARLGLDLTEDRFGNQWAWWGDPDREPGRGVVVGSHLDSVPDGGAFDGPLGVVSSLATVESLQRNGFRPTRPIAVVNFGDEEGARFGVACAGSRVITGALTADRALGLTDADGVSMGEALQRAGRSTDLGPDRETLSRVGAFVELHVEQGRALADLDPATSAVAVGTDIWPHGRWRIELPGAANHAGTTRIEDRDDALLKAAQVVLAARQQAERHGCVATVGRMSVQPNGINAVPAHVTTFLDARGSDADAVRSAVADVREVVGSLAGAMHEESWTPSTPFDADLSERVRRVLGGVPTLGTGAGHDAGILANAGVPTAMIFVRNPTGISHAPTEFAESADCHVGVRALTAVVADLAGEV from the coding sequence ATGAGCGACGTGAGCGACGAGGCGCGCGACTTCGACCGGATGTGGGCCGACCTGGCGCCGGTGGGGCGCGACGGCCGCACCGGCGGATACCACCGCTTCGCGTGGACGCGCGAGGACCACACGCTGCGCGAGTGGTTCGCGGGGGAGTGCGCCCGGCTCGGGCTGGACCTCACCGAGGACCGCTTCGGCAACCAGTGGGCGTGGTGGGGCGACCCGGACCGGGAGCCCGGGCGCGGGGTGGTCGTCGGGTCGCACCTGGACTCGGTGCCCGACGGTGGCGCGTTCGACGGGCCGCTCGGTGTCGTCTCCTCGCTCGCGACCGTGGAGTCGTTGCAGCGCAACGGTTTTCGACCGACGCGACCCATCGCCGTCGTGAACTTCGGCGACGAGGAGGGTGCGCGGTTCGGCGTTGCCTGCGCCGGGTCGCGCGTCATCACCGGAGCGCTGACGGCCGACCGGGCGCTCGGTCTCACCGACGCCGACGGGGTGTCGATGGGCGAGGCCCTGCAGCGCGCCGGCCGCTCGACCGATCTTGGGCCGGACCGCGAGACCCTCTCTCGCGTGGGCGCTTTCGTCGAGCTGCACGTCGAGCAGGGGCGTGCGCTCGCCGACCTCGACCCGGCCACCTCCGCGGTCGCCGTCGGCACCGACATCTGGCCGCACGGGCGCTGGCGGATCGAGCTGCCGGGTGCTGCCAACCACGCCGGCACCACCCGCATCGAGGACCGCGACGACGCCCTGCTCAAGGCCGCCCAGGTCGTGCTCGCCGCCCGGCAGCAGGCCGAGCGGCACGGCTGCGTCGCCACCGTCGGCCGGATGTCGGTGCAGCCCAACGGGATCAACGCCGTCCCCGCCCACGTCACGACCTTCCTCGACGCGCGCGGCTCCGACGCCGACGCGGTGCGGTCCGCCGTGGCCGACGTGCGCGAGGTCGTGGGATCGCTCGCGGGCGCGATGCACGAGGAGTCGTGGACCCCGTCGACGCCGTTCGACGCCGACCTGTCCGAGCGCGTACGCCGGGTGCTGGGCGGGGTGCCGACGCTCGGCACCGGCGCGGGGCACGACGCCGGCATCCTCGCCAACGCCGGCGTGCCCACCGCGATGATCTTCGTGCGCAACCCGACCGGAATCTCCCACGCGCCAACGGAGTTCGCCGAGTCGGCCGACTGCCACGTCGGCGTGCGGGCGCTCACCGCCGTCGTCGCCGACCTCGCCGGGGAGGTGTGA
- a CDS encoding VOC family protein yields the protein MEPRISFVTLAVADLEPVRAFYLAGLGWPAVFDDGDEVVMIQAGPQLVLSLWRRDAFEAEVGYAPSQGRAPLTLAHNVATRAEVSEVLDAARAAGAPEVSTPQERAWGGFTGYFSDPDGFRWEVAWNPGPVGQLVLHDTGEIERGDGDAPRT from the coding sequence ATGGAGCCTCGCATCAGTTTCGTCACTCTCGCCGTCGCTGACCTGGAGCCGGTCCGGGCGTTCTACCTGGCGGGGTTGGGCTGGCCGGCCGTGTTCGACGACGGGGACGAGGTGGTGATGATCCAGGCCGGGCCGCAGCTGGTGCTCTCGCTGTGGCGGCGCGACGCGTTCGAGGCCGAGGTGGGCTACGCACCGAGCCAGGGCAGGGCGCCCCTCACCCTGGCCCACAACGTGGCCACCCGCGCCGAGGTCTCCGAGGTGCTCGACGCCGCGCGCGCAGCCGGCGCCCCCGAGGTCTCGACACCGCAGGAGCGCGCCTGGGGCGGGTTCACCGGATACTTCTCCGACCCCGACGGTTTCCGCTGGGAGGTCGCGTGGAACCCCGGCCCCGTCGGGCAGCTGGTGCTGCACGACACGGGTGAGATCGAGCGCGGTGACGGTGATGCCCCGCGAACATGA